One stretch of Caldinitratiruptor microaerophilus DNA includes these proteins:
- a CDS encoding sensor histidine kinase, protein MSERAAAGWPLAWTLDELSARRIAEILHDITGSRGVVVTDGRTLLGSAGEICTRHEPCLGLRDPAVRGALRARRPCQAPIGTGELCEDRGCRCDPGTVALIPLLLHGEVAGVVKLYTPATCPSGRDLARLMAGISKLIELQRAVAEAAVHKELVAKARLEALQAQIRPHFLFNTLNTILLYSYTDMRRARELLVRLGDFFRRSLGSRGNFIPLVDEIEYLNTYLYFEKARFGERLRLSIRVDPAALWVEIPVLTLQPLVENAIVHGLAPREEGGMLHIRVRRRGREVHAVVADSGVGMGPEERRRVLEADFGTGSGIGLNNVNDRLRAVYGPAYGLRIRSRRGRGTIVRVRFPVPDPGGRGGARGGAPGADRR, encoded by the coding sequence GTGAGCGAGCGGGCTGCAGCCGGCTGGCCCCTGGCCTGGACCCTGGACGAACTTTCGGCCCGCCGGATCGCCGAGATCCTCCACGACATCACCGGCTCCCGCGGCGTGGTCGTGACCGACGGGCGGACCCTCCTGGGGAGCGCCGGCGAGATCTGCACCCGGCACGAGCCTTGCCTGGGGCTCCGGGACCCGGCGGTGCGGGGGGCCCTACGGGCCCGGCGCCCCTGCCAGGCGCCGATCGGAACGGGGGAGCTGTGCGAGGACCGGGGGTGCCGGTGCGACCCCGGTACGGTGGCGCTCATCCCCTTGCTCCTGCACGGGGAAGTGGCCGGGGTGGTGAAGCTCTACACCCCGGCCACGTGTCCGTCGGGCCGGGACCTGGCCCGGCTCATGGCGGGCATCTCCAAGCTCATCGAGCTCCAACGGGCCGTGGCCGAGGCCGCGGTCCACAAGGAGCTGGTGGCCAAGGCCCGCCTCGAGGCGCTGCAGGCGCAGATCCGCCCTCACTTCCTCTTCAACACCCTCAATACCATCCTCCTGTACAGCTACACGGACATGCGCCGGGCCCGGGAGCTGCTGGTCAGGCTGGGAGACTTCTTCCGCCGCTCCCTCGGATCTCGCGGCAACTTCATCCCCCTGGTCGACGAGATCGAGTACCTGAACACGTACCTCTACTTCGAAAAGGCCCGCTTCGGCGAGCGCCTCCGGCTGTCGATCCGGGTCGACCCCGCCGCCCTGTGGGTGGAGATCCCGGTGCTCACGCTGCAGCCCCTGGTGGAGAACGCGATCGTGCACGGGCTGGCGCCCCGGGAGGAAGGGGGCATGCTCCACATTCGCGTTCGGCGGCGGGGCCGCGAGGTCCACGCGGTAGTGGCCGACAGCGGCGTCGGCATGGGGCCGGAGGAGCGCCGGCGCGTGCTGGAGGCGGACTTCGGTACCGGTTCGGGCATCGGGCTGAACAACGTGAACGACCGGCTCCGGGCGGTGTACGGTCCGGCGTACGGCCTCCGCATTCGCAGCCGCCGGGGGCGCGGAACGATCGTGCGGGTCCGGTTCCCGGTGCCCGACCCGGGCGGGAGAGGAGGTGCACGAGGTGGCGCTCCGGGCGCTGATCGTCGATGA
- a CDS encoding LytR/AlgR family response regulator transcription factor, producing the protein MALRALIVDDEAPARLQLRLRLERFPEVEVVGEAQSGREALELLRALDYDVVFIDIRMPGLSGLEVAEALKNRQPAPRVVFVTAYEEYALRAFGARAFDYLLKPFDDERLAETIRRLQEAQRERQGPGGGDAAGGSGRPRGEGEGGRTGEGAPGAGPRELQWLLVQRDGVSVPLAVQDVIFVESQGDYVAVVTHAGRFLARYSIQELAQWLPASRFVRCHRSYIVNVACVREIAPMFNGTYLLRMKDRERSEVPVSRSGARRLRGLFWVDARGGG; encoded by the coding sequence GTGGCGCTCCGGGCGCTGATCGTCGATGACGAGGCACCGGCCCGGCTCCAGCTCCGGCTTCGGCTGGAGCGGTTCCCGGAGGTCGAGGTGGTGGGGGAGGCGCAGAGCGGCCGGGAGGCGCTCGAACTCCTGCGGGCGCTCGACTACGACGTCGTGTTCATCGACATCCGCATGCCCGGGCTTTCGGGCCTCGAGGTCGCCGAGGCGCTCAAGAACCGGCAGCCCGCGCCCCGGGTCGTGTTCGTCACGGCGTACGAGGAGTATGCCCTACGAGCCTTCGGCGCCCGTGCCTTCGACTACCTCCTCAAACCGTTCGACGACGAGCGGCTGGCAGAGACCATCCGCCGGCTCCAGGAGGCGCAGCGGGAGCGCCAGGGGCCCGGGGGCGGCGATGCGGCCGGCGGTTCCGGCCGTCCGCGCGGAGAGGGCGAGGGTGGACGCACGGGCGAAGGCGCGCCCGGTGCCGGCCCCCGCGAGCTGCAGTGGCTGCTGGTGCAGCGGGACGGCGTGAGCGTCCCGCTGGCGGTACAGGACGTCATCTTCGTCGAGTCGCAGGGCGACTACGTCGCGGTGGTGACCCACGCCGGCCGCTTCCTCGCCCGCTACAGCATCCAGGAGCTCGCCCAGTGGCTGCCGGCGAGCCGGTTCGTCCGCTGCCACCGGAGCTACATCGTGAACGTCGCCTGCGTGAGAGAGATCGCCCCGATGTTCAACGGTACCTACCTCCTGCGGATGAAAGACCGGGAGCGCAGCGAGGTGCCGGTCAGCCGCAGCGGTGCCCGGCGGCTGAGGGGGCTCTTCTGGGTCGACGCCCGGGGCGGGGGATGA
- a CDS encoding form I ribulose bisphosphate carboxylase large subunit, translated as MSTFQAGVRPYAEGYLDLDYRPRDTDLLCAFRITPAAGVSMEEAAAAVAAESSTGTWTEVWSNELTDLERYKARVYHVEGDVALIAYPLDLFEEGSIANILSSIVGNVFGFKAVAALRLEDMRIPVALVKTFPGPVTGIRNERDRLKKHGRPLLGGTVKPKLGLSPQAYATIVYESLVGGLDTTKDDENMNSQPFSRWRDRFLFVMEAVHKAEAETGEAKGHWLNVTAPSTEEMLRRTEFAREQGSRYIMVDFLTVGFSAFADVRRRAEELGLMIHCHRAMHAVFTRQKNHGINFHVVAKWLRLAGGDHLHVGTVLGKLEGSLQHVRETVDILREPYVKAGGSLWFDQDFAGHKSVFPVASGGIHVHHIPELYRIFGNDAFWLFGGGTHGHPRGSRAGAYANRVATEAIVAGKTLEEAARGCRELQEALDLWRDVRFAMAQAD; from the coding sequence GTGAGCACGTTTCAGGCGGGGGTTCGGCCCTACGCCGAGGGGTACCTCGATCTCGACTACCGGCCGAGGGACACGGACCTTCTCTGCGCGTTCCGCATCACTCCGGCGGCCGGGGTCTCCATGGAGGAGGCCGCGGCGGCGGTGGCGGCCGAGTCGTCCACGGGCACGTGGACCGAGGTCTGGTCGAACGAGCTGACCGATCTCGAGCGCTACAAGGCGCGGGTCTACCACGTCGAGGGCGACGTCGCGTTGATCGCTTACCCCCTTGACCTCTTCGAAGAGGGCAGCATCGCCAACATCCTGTCGAGCATCGTCGGAAACGTGTTCGGGTTCAAGGCGGTGGCGGCTCTGCGGCTCGAAGACATGCGCATCCCCGTGGCCCTGGTCAAGACGTTCCCCGGTCCGGTCACGGGCATCCGGAACGAGCGCGACCGGCTGAAGAAGCACGGCCGTCCCCTCCTGGGCGGCACCGTGAAGCCCAAGCTGGGACTGAGCCCGCAGGCGTACGCCACCATCGTCTACGAGAGCCTCGTGGGCGGACTGGATACCACCAAGGACGACGAGAACATGAACTCCCAGCCCTTCAGCCGCTGGCGCGACCGCTTCCTCTTCGTCATGGAGGCGGTGCACAAGGCCGAGGCCGAGACCGGCGAGGCGAAGGGCCACTGGCTGAACGTCACCGCCCCGAGCACGGAGGAGATGCTGCGGCGGACGGAGTTCGCCAGGGAGCAGGGCAGCCGCTACATCATGGTCGACTTCCTGACCGTAGGCTTCTCTGCCTTCGCCGACGTGCGCAGGCGTGCCGAGGAGCTCGGCCTCATGATCCACTGCCACCGGGCGATGCACGCCGTGTTCACCCGGCAGAAGAACCACGGGATCAACTTTCACGTGGTGGCCAAATGGCTGCGCCTCGCCGGCGGCGACCACCTCCACGTGGGTACGGTGCTGGGGAAGCTCGAGGGCAGCCTGCAGCACGTCCGGGAGACGGTGGACATCCTGCGGGAACCTTACGTGAAGGCGGGCGGGTCACTGTGGTTCGACCAGGACTTCGCCGGCCACAAGTCCGTGTTCCCGGTCGCCTCCGGCGGTATCCACGTCCACCACATCCCCGAACTCTACCGCATCTTCGGCAACGACGCCTTCTGGCTCTTCGGCGGCGGCACCCACGGCCACCCGCGGGGCAGCCGGGCGGGCGCATACGCCAACCGGGTCGCCACGGAGGCGATCGTGGCCGGCAAGACGCTCGAGGAGGCAGCCCGGGGCTGCAGGGAGCTGCAGGAGGCCCTCGACCTCTGGCGGGACGTCCGCTTCGCGATGGCGCAGGCGGACTAG
- a CDS encoding ParM/StbA family protein → MQRAIGIDVGYGFVKVTDGQARHTFPSVVGAAAGPGVIRTRLRPAEPLHELVIEIEGQTHYVGAMAIQEGALAFRSLSTGRTEGNDFKVLFLTGLSLFSDKPLNSFAVVTGLPPGRMHTEKEVSAMMEGEHHVAVYRDGQRREMAIRVDRLVVVPQPLGTFWAHALDGRGQPREDPTLLEGRVGIIDVGFRTVDLATVAAGEYVARASRTIPVGLAHAYDLIAARLGQEIGLERETYALDESVISGEVRVNGKRIDISAIRDEALRHLATKVLVEIQSFWQVPEFDLLLLTGGGGKLLAPYLLGQLSQLQLMEGPVTANSRGYVNWANRLWNPQGQNWAEEHMRPA, encoded by the coding sequence TTGCAGCGGGCGATTGGTATCGACGTGGGCTACGGGTTCGTCAAGGTCACCGACGGCCAGGCGCGGCACACCTTCCCCAGCGTCGTGGGCGCAGCAGCAGGGCCCGGCGTGATCCGCACCCGGCTGCGGCCGGCGGAACCCCTGCACGAGCTGGTCATCGAGATCGAGGGGCAGACCCACTACGTGGGGGCGATGGCCATCCAGGAGGGGGCCCTCGCGTTCCGCTCGCTCTCGACGGGCCGCACCGAGGGCAACGACTTCAAGGTCCTGTTCCTGACCGGGCTGAGCCTCTTCAGCGACAAGCCGCTCAACAGCTTCGCGGTGGTGACCGGCCTGCCGCCGGGGCGGATGCACACCGAGAAAGAAGTGTCCGCCATGATGGAGGGCGAGCACCACGTGGCGGTGTACCGGGACGGCCAGCGGCGGGAGATGGCCATCCGGGTCGACCGCCTCGTCGTGGTGCCGCAGCCCCTGGGCACCTTCTGGGCCCACGCGCTCGACGGCCGGGGCCAGCCCCGCGAGGACCCGACGCTTCTTGAGGGCCGCGTGGGGATCATCGACGTCGGCTTCCGGACCGTCGACCTGGCGACCGTCGCCGCGGGCGAGTACGTGGCGCGGGCCAGCCGGACCATCCCGGTGGGCCTCGCCCACGCCTACGACCTCATCGCCGCCCGCCTGGGGCAGGAGATCGGGCTGGAGCGGGAGACCTACGCCCTGGACGAGAGCGTGATCAGCGGCGAGGTGCGGGTGAACGGGAAGCGCATCGACATCTCGGCCATCCGCGACGAGGCGCTGCGCCACCTGGCCACCAAGGTGCTGGTCGAGATCCAGTCGTTCTGGCAGGTGCCCGAGTTCGACCTGCTCCTCCTCACCGGCGGCGGCGGCAAGCTCCTCGCCCCCTACTTGCTGGGCCAGCTCAGCCAGCTGCAGCTGATGGAGGGGCCGGTCACGGCGAACAGCCGCGGCTACGTGAACTGGGCGAACCGCCTCTGGAACCCGCAGGGCCAGAACTGGGCCGAGGAGCACATGCGGCCCGCCTGA
- a CDS encoding ABC transporter permease — MEDPSRMLPGAPDAPAGRAERPAWLAEPLQLSWRFAYVWLRNLRVWRRYWFSNLLSSFLEPMLYLIGMGFGLGRHVSGIEGVPYQNFIAPGLVASSAMFAATFECTFGTYVRMVYQKTFDAIIATPVSLDEVIAGELLTGATKSAMYGSVILLVITGAGLVPAPGPRLLLVPPAAFLTGLVFASLAMAVAAAVPQIEMLDYYFTLFITPTFMFSGIFFPLDDLPGWAQRVAGLTPLMHAVRLIRGLVMGRTGHLTGDALWLLVAALVLLPVPVLLMRRRLVR, encoded by the coding sequence ATGGAAGACCCGAGCCGGATGCTGCCCGGGGCACCCGACGCCCCCGCCGGACGGGCGGAGCGGCCGGCCTGGCTGGCCGAGCCGCTCCAGCTGTCCTGGCGCTTCGCCTACGTGTGGCTCCGCAACCTGCGCGTCTGGCGCCGCTACTGGTTCTCGAACCTGCTCTCCAGCTTCCTGGAGCCAATGCTCTACCTGATCGGCATGGGCTTCGGGCTGGGTCGCCACGTGAGCGGGATCGAGGGCGTGCCGTACCAGAACTTCATCGCGCCCGGCCTCGTCGCGTCGTCGGCGATGTTCGCGGCCACCTTCGAGTGCACCTTCGGCACCTACGTCCGGATGGTGTACCAGAAGACCTTCGACGCCATCATCGCCACCCCGGTCAGCCTGGACGAGGTGATCGCCGGCGAGCTCCTCACCGGCGCCACGAAGTCCGCCATGTACGGCAGCGTGATCCTCCTCGTGATCACCGGGGCGGGCCTCGTGCCCGCGCCCGGCCCCCGGCTGCTCCTCGTGCCCCCGGCCGCCTTCCTGACCGGGCTCGTCTTCGCCTCGCTCGCCATGGCCGTGGCCGCCGCGGTGCCCCAGATCGAGATGCTCGACTACTACTTCACCCTGTTCATCACGCCGACGTTCATGTTCTCCGGCATCTTCTTCCCGCTGGACGACCTGCCCGGCTGGGCGCAGCGCGTCGCGGGCCTCACGCCGCTCATGCACGCGGTGCGGCTCATCCGGGGGCTCGTGATGGGGCGCACCGGTCACCTCACCGGCGACGCCCTGTGGCTCCTGGTTGCCGCGCTCGTCCTGCTGCCGGTTCCGGTCCTCCTCATGCGCCGCCGGCTGGTCCGGTAG
- a CDS encoding phosphoribulokinase produces the protein MARTSVILVGIAGDSGAGKSTFAEALRQRLGRARTTVVGLDDYHLLDREERKRLGVTALHPKANNFGLLVDHVWQLRQGRSVLKPVYDHQTGTFGRPERVVPRDVVLLEGLHPFLMVLLRELLDFKIYYDTHRDLRVRWKVQRDAAERGYTEEEVRREIERRRPDVERYVEPQRRHADLLIRLLPGGRGDDGVRVCLLEPARAPSRVVRWVALAARFGLLGAAPVYDRLHGRAFHGVDLADPVPAAAAAAVLEMADVPTGAGDALNGGDLTPVEFTQTLVAGVVRTLADGAEIPRTSEPHLTVQVS, from the coding sequence ATGGCGCGGACCTCCGTGATCCTGGTGGGGATCGCCGGCGACAGCGGCGCCGGGAAGTCGACCTTTGCCGAGGCCCTGCGCCAGCGCCTGGGCCGTGCGCGGACGACGGTGGTTGGCCTCGACGACTACCACCTGCTCGACCGCGAGGAGCGCAAGCGCCTCGGCGTGACGGCCCTGCACCCGAAGGCCAACAACTTCGGCCTGCTCGTCGACCACGTCTGGCAGTTGCGGCAGGGCCGGTCCGTCCTGAAGCCGGTGTACGACCATCAGACGGGGACGTTCGGACGGCCGGAGCGGGTCGTGCCCCGGGACGTGGTCCTCCTCGAAGGCCTGCACCCGTTCCTGATGGTGTTGCTGAGGGAGCTCCTCGACTTCAAGATCTACTACGACACCCACCGCGACCTGCGGGTCCGGTGGAAGGTCCAGCGGGACGCAGCCGAGCGGGGCTACACGGAGGAAGAAGTGCGGCGAGAGATCGAGAGGCGCCGCCCCGACGTCGAGCGTTACGTGGAGCCGCAGCGGCGCCACGCCGACCTCCTGATCCGGCTCCTGCCCGGCGGCCGTGGCGATGACGGCGTCCGGGTCTGTCTCCTGGAGCCGGCCCGCGCGCCGAGCCGGGTGGTGCGCTGGGTCGCGCTCGCTGCCCGGTTCGGCCTGCTGGGGGCGGCCCCCGTATACGACCGCCTCCACGGTCGGGCGTTTCACGGGGTCGACCTGGCCGACCCGGTCCCCGCCGCGGCCGCCGCGGCCGTCCTCGAGATGGCGGACGTGCCGACCGGCGCCGGGGACGCGCTGAACGGCGGAGACCTGACCCCCGTCGAGTTCACCCAGACGCTCGTGGCCGGCGTGGTCCGGACCCTCGCCGACGGAGCCGAGATCCCCCGGACCTCGGAGCCCCATCTCACCGTTCAGGTGTCCTGA
- a CDS encoding LysR family transcriptional regulator, giving the protein MDDLNPYPLRVFQTAARLGSFSRAAEALFMTQPAVSAHIRQLERRFGLRLFRQAGRRLVLTEAGERLLAYADELFRLLAAVEAGMRALRTLAAGSLRVAADTTAGAYIVPHYLSRFHRLHPGVEVTLQVANRAAVEAALRDMQADLGVLGHVPDGTGLVQDPFLANPLVAVGPPHHPWADPRGPRWAIGGELPQPPDPATALPGATLPALLEAPLLVREPGSGTRAALERAAREAGSRVHPLLELGSNAALKEAVAAGLGVAVLSWYAARHEVAAGRLSVLAVAGLPLERHWYVAYPRGPLSPAAAAFRALLLEAGGSRGRG; this is encoded by the coding sequence GTGGACGACCTGAACCCGTACCCGCTGCGGGTGTTCCAGACCGCCGCGCGGCTGGGCTCGTTCTCTCGCGCGGCGGAGGCTCTCTTCATGACCCAGCCCGCCGTCTCCGCCCACATCCGCCAGCTGGAGCGGCGCTTCGGCCTGCGGCTCTTCCGCCAGGCGGGCCGGCGCCTGGTCCTGACGGAGGCGGGCGAGCGCCTCCTGGCATACGCGGATGAACTGTTCCGCCTGCTGGCGGCGGTCGAGGCCGGGATGCGGGCGCTGCGCACGCTCGCCGCGGGGAGCCTGCGCGTGGCGGCCGACACCACGGCCGGCGCCTACATCGTCCCACACTACCTGAGCCGGTTCCACCGCCTCCACCCCGGCGTGGAGGTGACCCTGCAGGTCGCCAACCGGGCGGCGGTCGAGGCTGCACTGAGGGACATGCAGGCCGACCTCGGGGTCCTGGGCCACGTGCCGGACGGCACCGGGCTCGTGCAGGACCCCTTCCTGGCGAACCCCCTGGTGGCGGTCGGGCCGCCGCACCACCCCTGGGCTGACCCGCGGGGGCCTCGCTGGGCGATCGGGGGGGAGTTGCCCCAACCGCCGGACCCCGCCACCGCCCTTCCCGGTGCGACCCTACCGGCCCTCCTGGAGGCGCCGCTGCTGGTGCGAGAACCCGGCTCCGGCACCCGGGCGGCGCTGGAGCGCGCCGCCCGGGAAGCCGGGAGCCGGGTCCACCCACTGCTGGAACTGGGCAGCAACGCCGCCCTCAAGGAGGCCGTGGCCGCGGGGCTGGGTGTGGCTGTGCTGTCCTGGTACGCAGCCCGCCACGAAGTGGCGGCGGGCCGCCTGTCGGTGCTGGCCGTGGCGGGGTTACCGCTGGAGCGCCACTGGTACGTGGCGTACCCTCGCGGGCCACTCTCACCCGCTGCGGCCGCCTTCCGCGCCCTCCTGCTCGAGGCCGGTGGGAGCCGGGGCCGCGGCTAG
- a CDS encoding DUF302 domain-containing protein, with product MVDIAYSVTTPKDLDTAIADLEKALADRKFAVLWHLDMNEKLREKGLDLEPKVRVLEVCSAPRAKQALETNLDIAYLLPCKVVVSRQGGETRIGLARPVKLLGTLGDTRLDPLAREVEEVLTEAVNEAAKV from the coding sequence GTGGTGGACATCGCCTACTCCGTGACGACGCCGAAGGACCTCGACACCGCCATCGCCGACCTCGAGAAGGCCCTGGCCGACCGCAAGTTCGCGGTGCTGTGGCATCTCGACATGAACGAGAAGCTGCGGGAGAAGGGCCTGGACCTGGAGCCCAAGGTGCGGGTGCTCGAGGTGTGCAGCGCCCCGCGGGCCAAGCAGGCGCTGGAGACGAACCTCGACATCGCCTACCTGCTGCCGTGCAAGGTCGTGGTGTCGCGCCAGGGCGGGGAGACCCGGATCGGCCTGGCCCGGCCGGTGAAGCTGCTGGGCACCCTGGGGGACACCCGCCTCGATCCGCTGGCCCGCGAGGTGGAGGAAGTCCTCACGGAAGCCGTGAACGAAGCGGCGAAGGTCTGA
- a CDS encoding ABC transporter ATP-binding protein: MLGSHAVRARGLVKRYGATLAVAGIDLAIRTGECYGFLGPNGAGKSTTMRMIYGRTPITAGELTVLGLDARSQMRRIKARIGVVPQEDNLDPDFTVLENLVIYGRYFGLSAAVARNRALELLEFVALAGRANQRVDQLSGGMKRRLVIARALIARPELVILDEPTTGLDPQARHLLWDKLRELRAQGVTLLLTTHYMEEATQLCDRVAIIDHGRILAEGRPEDLVAAHPGAANLEDVFLRLTGRSLREG, from the coding sequence ATGCTCGGCAGTCACGCCGTCCGGGCCCGCGGCCTCGTCAAGCGGTACGGTGCGACCCTGGCGGTGGCGGGGATCGACCTGGCCATCCGGACGGGCGAGTGTTACGGCTTCCTCGGCCCCAACGGGGCCGGGAAGTCGACGACCATGAGGATGATCTACGGCCGCACCCCGATCACGGCGGGCGAGCTCACCGTGCTGGGGCTCGACGCGCGCTCGCAGATGCGGCGGATCAAGGCCCGCATCGGGGTCGTGCCGCAGGAGGATAACCTTGACCCGGACTTCACGGTGCTCGAGAACCTGGTCATCTACGGCCGCTACTTCGGCCTCTCCGCCGCAGTGGCCCGGAACCGGGCTCTCGAGCTCCTGGAGTTCGTCGCCCTGGCGGGGCGGGCGAACCAGCGGGTCGACCAGCTCTCCGGCGGGATGAAGCGCCGGCTCGTCATCGCCCGGGCGCTCATCGCCCGGCCCGAGCTGGTCATCCTCGACGAGCCCACCACGGGGCTCGACCCCCAGGCCCGCCACCTCCTGTGGGACAAGCTGCGGGAACTGCGGGCGCAGGGGGTGACCCTCCTCCTGACCACCCACTACATGGAGGAAGCGACGCAGCTCTGTGACCGGGTGGCGATCATCGACCACGGCCGCATCCTCGCCGAGGGCCGGCCGGAGGACCTGGTGGCGGCCCACCCCGGGGCCGCGAACCTCGAGGACGTGTTTCTCCGCCTCACCGGCCGATCGCTGCGGGAGGGCTGA
- a CDS encoding pyridoxamine 5'-phosphate oxidase family protein — MVDVRALALDLLARRRVLILSTADREGPWAAPVFFAADGFRLYFVSDPATRHGRAIGGGATVAGAVTADFERWQDIEGLQLEGFAAPVGSAEHEARARAVYLARFPFAAEFLSPGGPLYERAGRKVAWYALDVRRLWLTDNRLGFGTRLCLEVGPATGPAGGA, encoded by the coding sequence ATGGTCGACGTGCGGGCGCTCGCCCTGGACCTCCTCGCCCGCCGGCGGGTACTGATCCTCAGCACCGCCGACCGGGAGGGGCCGTGGGCGGCGCCCGTGTTCTTCGCCGCCGACGGCTTCCGGCTGTACTTCGTGTCCGACCCGGCGACGCGCCACGGCCGTGCCATCGGCGGGGGCGCGACGGTGGCCGGCGCGGTCACGGCGGACTTCGAGCGCTGGCAGGACATCGAGGGCCTGCAGCTCGAGGGCTTCGCGGCGCCCGTCGGCAGCGCGGAGCACGAGGCGCGGGCCCGCGCCGTCTACCTGGCCCGCTTCCCCTTCGCCGCCGAATTCCTCAGTCCGGGCGGGCCCCTCTACGAGCGCGCGGGGCGCAAGGTCGCCTGGTACGCCCTTGACGTGCGGCGGCTCTGGCTCACGGACAACCGCCTCGGCTTCGGCACCCGCCTCTGCCTGGAGGTGGGGCCGGCTACCGGACCAGCCGGCGGCGCATGA
- the typA gene encoding translational GTPase TypA, with product MKRSDLRNVAIIAHVDHGKTTLVDGLLRQSGVFRPGEPVQERVLDTNELERERGITILAKNTAVQYRGVKINIVDTPGHADFSGEVERILSMVDGALLVVDAFEGPMAQTKYVLRKALEARLVPIVVLNKMDRPDARPREVLDAVLELFIELGADDQQIDFPVVYASARRGTASLSPDDPGRDLEPLFRTIIDHVPAPEGDPDGPLQLLVTTLDYDEYVGRVAIGRIARGRIGPGQAVSICRRDGRTDRGRTLQVFTFAGLRRVAVESATVGDIVAVTGLESVQIGETISDPENPQPLPVVHVDEPTLTMTFRTSDSPFAGRDGQYVTSRHLRERLFRELERNVALRVEETDDPDVFQVSGRGELHLAILIETMRREGYELAVSRPEVITRRGPDGQLLEPIETLIVDIPEAYLGVVMEKVGARRGELVHMTASGEGQLRLEFTVPARGLIGYRAEFLTDTRGYGVMHHLFHGYGPYRGDIPGRSRGSAVASETGTATTYALYNLQERVTFFITPGTEVYQGMVVGEHARENDIDVNVCKTKHLTNIRSSTQEQTLRLEPPRLLTLEQALEWIKADELVEVTPKAIRVRKRYLDPIVREKLARGKEPRVFGPVGRPGR from the coding sequence ATGAAGCGGAGCGACCTGCGCAACGTGGCGATCATCGCCCACGTGGACCACGGCAAGACCACGCTGGTGGACGGCCTGCTGCGGCAGAGCGGAGTCTTCCGCCCGGGCGAGCCGGTCCAGGAGCGCGTGCTGGACACGAACGAGCTGGAGCGGGAGCGGGGGATCACGATCCTCGCCAAGAACACGGCCGTGCAGTACCGGGGGGTGAAGATCAACATCGTCGACACCCCGGGGCACGCCGACTTCTCCGGGGAGGTGGAGCGGATCCTGTCGATGGTGGACGGGGCGCTCCTGGTGGTGGACGCGTTCGAGGGTCCCATGGCCCAGACCAAGTACGTGCTGCGCAAGGCCCTGGAGGCCCGCCTCGTCCCCATCGTGGTCCTGAACAAGATGGACCGGCCGGATGCCCGCCCCCGCGAGGTGCTGGACGCCGTCCTGGAGCTCTTCATCGAGCTGGGGGCGGATGACCAGCAGATCGACTTTCCCGTGGTGTACGCCTCGGCCCGCCGGGGCACGGCGAGCCTGAGCCCCGACGACCCCGGCCGGGACCTGGAGCCCCTCTTCCGGACCATCATCGACCACGTGCCGGCGCCGGAGGGCGACCCGGACGGCCCTCTGCAGCTCCTGGTGACGACGCTGGACTACGACGAGTACGTGGGGCGGGTGGCGATCGGCCGCATCGCCCGGGGGCGGATCGGTCCCGGTCAGGCGGTGAGCATCTGCCGGCGCGACGGCCGCACGGACCGCGGGCGGACCCTCCAGGTCTTCACCTTCGCGGGGTTGCGGCGGGTGGCGGTGGAGAGCGCCACGGTCGGGGACATCGTGGCGGTGACCGGGCTCGAGTCGGTCCAGATCGGCGAGACGATCTCGGACCCGGAGAACCCGCAGCCCCTGCCGGTCGTGCACGTCGACGAGCCCACCCTCACGATGACCTTCCGCACCTCGGACTCGCCCTTCGCCGGCCGCGACGGCCAGTACGTCACCTCCCGGCACCTGCGGGAGCGCCTGTTCCGGGAACTGGAGCGGAACGTGGCCCTGCGGGTGGAGGAGACGGACGACCCCGACGTCTTCCAGGTGAGCGGCCGGGGCGAGCTGCACCTCGCCATCCTCATCGAGACGATGCGCCGGGAGGGGTACGAGCTCGCCGTCTCCCGGCCGGAGGTCATCACCCGCCGCGGCCCGGACGGCCAGCTGCTGGAACCGATCGAGACGCTCATCGTGGACATCCCCGAAGCATACCTCGGGGTCGTCATGGAGAAGGTGGGGGCCCGCCGGGGCGAGCTCGTCCACATGACCGCCTCCGGCGAGGGCCAGCTGCGGCTCGAGTTCACCGTCCCCGCCCGCGGCCTCATCGGCTACCGCGCCGAGTTCCTCACGGACACCCGCGGCTACGGCGTCATGCACCACCTGTTCCACGGGTACGGCCCCTACCGGGGAGATATCCCCGGCCGGTCGCGGGGCTCCGCGGTCGCCTCGGAGACCGGCACCGCCACCACGTACGCCCTTTACAACCTTCAGGAGCGGGTGACGTTCTTCATCACGCCCGGGACCGAGGTGTACCAGGGGATGGTCGTCGGGGAGCACGCCCGGGAGAACGACATCGACGTGAACGTCTGCAAGACGAAGCACCTCACCAACATCCGCTCGTCCACGCAGGAGCAGACCTTGCGGCTCGAGCCTCCGCGCCTCCTCACCCTCGAGCAGGCGCTGGAGTGGATCAAGGCCGACGAGCTCGTCGAGGTGACCCCGAAGGCGATCCGGGTGCGCAAGCGCTACCTGGACCCGATCGTGCGCGAGAAGCTCGCCCGCGGCAAGGAGCCCCGGGTGTTCGGCCCGGTGGGCCGGCCGGGACGGTAG